One Gammaproteobacteria bacterium genomic window, ACCGCCTTTTCGATTGAGCAGTCGCACCTCTCCACCGAAACGATCCATGACCGCACGAGCCAGGTAAAGCCCTAGTCCCTGGCCATTTGGTTTGGTGGTGAAAAATGGTGTGCCAGCAGCGGCTTGCACGGCTGGGCTCATGCCTTCTCCTCGGTCACAGATAATTACTGTTAGTTGTTCGCTGTTCCATTGTCCTTTAACTTCAATATGATCGATAGAGGCATCAGCCGCATTGTTGAGTATGTTTAGTAGGGCTTGAGTGAGCGTTTTGTCTGCCAGAATTTGTGGAGGTGGTTTTGAGCCGTTCAGTTGGTAAATAATTTTTGCATCGGGACGTGATGTACGCATGAGTTCCACGACACTGATTAAGTAGTCATCAATAGCCAGCCGATTGCCTCCTTCAGGGCGTGCTTGCCCGGCACTGGCTGTGATATTTGAGAGTATATTTTTACAGCGATCCAGCTGGCTGCGCAGCATTTGTGCTTTTTCAACAACATCGGCATTATCAGCGTGCTCACGCTTCAGTTCACTGGCCAACACAGCCATTGTTGCTAATGGCGTACCCAGCTCGTGGGCGGCTCCAGTGGCGAGTGTGCCCAGTGCGACCAAGTGTTGGTTACGCAAAGCCTGTTCACGCGTTTCGGTTAAAATTGCATCCCGTTCTCGCAGGCTATTGGCCATACGAACTACAAAGAAAACAATAAGCCCAGCACTTAAAAGAAAACCAAACCACATACCTGTCACATGCAGGTCAAAATCAGCACCGTGTTCGATATGTGAGTGGGGCAGTGGCTGATAAAAATAGATCAACACGCTATAACAACCGACAGTCAATATCGCCATTGCCCAGGTAAAACGTTGCGGCAAAATAGAGGCAACGATAACCAGTGGTAACAGAAAAAGTGAAACAAAAGGGTTGGTCGATCCGCCTGAAAAATAGAGTAGGGCGCATAAAATCAGAGTATCTAGCGCCATCTGCACAAAGAATTCCGACGATGAAACTGGGTGCGGTTGCCTCATTCGCAGCAACGTTATGATGTTAATAACACCATGCAGGGCAACAATTAGCAGCAGTGGTAATAATGGCAAGTTCATCTCGAATACCTGAGAAGCAACAGCAATCGCTGCCAATGCACAAATGATGGCAATACTTCTCAAGATAAAGATGCGCCGCAGGTTAAGTGCAGCGGTGGGGTCGTGGCTCGCCTGGAATTTATTCATTGCAGCATTATATAGCTTAGCGCTGCACTGATGTATGCGACAAATTGTCGCATTGTTAACTTTAAATTAAACTATTATAATTAATTAATTAATAACTTATATTTAAGGGTTTATACTTTTTATTCAATATAGTTAACTTGAACTTAAGGAGAAATAGAGATGAAAATACAACTTATTCGAAAGGTTGCTTTCGTTGCAGGTTTTTCAGCGATCATTTTGTGTGGCCAGGCTATGGCTGAGGCCGCATCCGGTTCATCTAGAGAACCTCTGGATCTACAAAAAATTATGTTTGATATGGATAAGAATATGCAGAACATTACCGCAGGAATTTCGAGTGAAAATTGGGTGAAAGTTGAAAAGTCAGCCATGAAAATTGCCGATCATCCCAAACCACCGATGAGCGAACGAATACGTATCATGAAGTTGATGGGGCCGGAGATGGCCAGATTTAAAGACAGTGATATGAAAACACATGCTGCGGCACGTGAACTGGCAAAAATTGCAAAAGGCCATGATGGTCGGGCGGTGATTTCAGCGTTTGCGACATTACAGAATACGTGCTTAACGTGTCATGAAAGTTACCGTAAAAAACTCAAAAATCATTTTTACGGCCAGCGCTGAGAGGCTGGATTGAGTCTTTAATCGGAGTCGTGTCATGAAAAACGTCAGAGATAAAATAGAGAGAGGTTTTGAAAATTTAGGATTTGTTATTTACAAAAGGAGATACCTATTCCTGATACTGATGTTGATTCCATTTTTCATGCTGGCATCAGGTTTACCCAAAACGACCGTGGATACGTCCACGGAAGGTTTTTTGCACGAAACAGACTCAGCGCGTGTTGCCTATAACGAGTTTAGAGATCAATTTGGTCGGGATGAAAAAATAGTCATTGCGATTAAAACAGCAGGGATTTTTCAGTTTCCCATACTGGAAAAGCTACGTGACTTACAAACAGAGCTGGCTGAAAATACTCCCTACCTTAATGATATTGTCGGCCTGATTAATGCCCGTAGCACAACGGGCGATGAAGAGAGCCTTCTCGTCGAAGACCTCTTTGAGTATTGGCCTGAGACAGAGGCAGAGTTAGAAACCATTCGGCAAAAGGCTTTAAATAATCCGCTCTTAAAGAACCTCATTATTAATGATGATGCGACCTTCACTGCCATTGTTTTAGAGTCTAATACTTATCGTACCGAAGAGGTCAGCGAAGAGGATTTATTTGCTGGTTTTGATGAGGTGGAAGAAGGCAGTGATATGCCTAAAGAATTTCTCACAGATGCTGAAAACAGTGAGATGGTTCATGCGGTTGAGCAAATTATCGAAAAATATCGCAGTGATGATTTTGTTATTTATAGTGCGGGTTCCCCCAGTGTCACTGACCAGTTGAAGCGTTCAATGGCAAAAGATATGGCAAAATTCATTGTCATGATTATTGCTACCATACTGATTTTTTTAGCACTGCTTTTTAGACGTGCTTCAGGGGTTGTTCTGCCTATTTTGGTGGTATTAATCTCAGTGGTGAGCACCATGGGTTTGATGGCTCATTTCAGTGTGCCGATTCAAACGATGACGCAAATCATTCCCTCATTTTTATTGGCGGTCGGAGTTGGGGCATCGATTCATTTACTCGCCATGTTTTATCACCATTACGATACAAATAAAAACAAAGCTGAGGCCATTGCACACACCTTGGGCCATTCCGGCCTGGCGATTACATTAACTTCATTGACAACGGCAGCAGGGCTTGCATCTTTCTCTTTTTCAACGGTCGCTCCAGTTGCCAGGTTAGGCATATTTGCCAGTCTCGGTGTATTGATTGTATTGGCTTTTACGCTAATTTTATTACCCGCACTGCTCAGTATTTTCCCCATTAAAGCCAAACCGAAACCCAAAACCGATGCAGGCCACCATGATCGTATGGAAGAGATGCTTGTCTGGTTTAGCCATTTTTCTGTGAAACATGCGAGCAAAATCGTGATTGTCTCTGTGATCTTTGCCATTCTGGCCATGGCATCGGCCTCGCAGCTGCGTTATTCACACGATCCACTGAAATGGTTTCCCGAAGATCATCCCGTTCGGGTCGCAACAGAAGTTATTGACCATGAAATGCAGGGCTCCATCTCCATGGAACTGGTGATTGATACTGGCAAAGAAAATGGCCTGTATGACCTTGATGTTTTGCAGGGGCTGGATGAATTAGGCCGTTACGCTGAGGCCATCAAAACCGATCTCTATTTTGTCGGTAAAGCGGTCTCTTTGAGCGATATTATCAAAGAAATTCATCAAGCATTGAATGAAAATCAGAAAGAGTTTTATGCGATTCCGCACGATCCTGAGTTAATTGCACAGGAGATATTGCTCTTTGAAAATAGTGGTTCAGATGATTTGGAAGATTGGGTCGATTCCAGGTTCAGTAAGGCTCGGATGACGATTAAAATGCCATGGATTGATGCGATTGATTACCATGATTTACTTGATGATGTTTCAAACAAAGCCGACACACTGTTCGCCGGAAAAGCCACAGTGACATTGACGGGAATGATTCCTTTACTAGCCGACACCATCAGTGCGGCCATCTATAGTTCTGGTTACAGCTATCTGATTGCTTTTATCGCCATTACATTGATGATGATGGCAATGTTGGGAAGTTTTAAACTGGGGGCAATCAGTATGTTTCCTAATTTAATTCCGATCTTTACCGTGTTAGCAGTGATGGTGATTTCCAACATTCCGTTGGATCTTTTTACCATGTTGATTGGTGCGATTGTGATTGGTATGGCCGTTGATGATACCGTACATTTTATGCATAACTTCAAACGTTATTACGACAACACGGGAGATGTGGAGCAAGCGATTAGGCTCACTTTGACCAGTACCGGCCGTGCCATGTTAGTGACCAGTATTGTGCTGAGTGTCGGCTTTTTTATCTACGTTTTTGCATCAATGAATAATTTGTTTAATTTTGGTTTACTCACCAGTATCGCAATTGTGGTCGCACTGCTGGCGGATTTTTTATTAGCCCCTGCATTAATGGCTTTGATCTACCGCAACAAAAATAACAGAGAGGCAACACCATGAATATGAAAGTGAGCAAGACGTTAATGAGTGGATTAATACTCGGCCTTCTATCGGTTTCATGGCAAGTGCAAGCGATCACCGCCGATGAAATTGCCCATCAGGTAGATGTTCGTGATACAGGTGATAACTCAAAGTTTGATATGAAGATGACCTTGATCGACAAACGTGGCCATCAGCGTCAGCGCACCATGCTTAATTTTAGTAAAAAAAGAGGTGGTGACGATTTGAAATTACTATTTTTCAAAACGCCTGCTGACGTACGTAACACGGGGTTTTTAACCTTTGATTATGATGACGACCGTGATGATGATCAGTGGCTTTATCTGCCGGCGCTAAAGAAAACTAAACGTATCGCATCCAGCGACAAAAGCGGCAGCTTTATGGGTTCGGATTTTAGCTACTCGGATATGACATCACGCAATATAGAAGACTATAAATACAAGCTGGTGAAAGAACAGGAAGTAGGCGGGCATAAAGTCTGGGTGATGGAGTCTGTGCCGAAAACTAAAAAAACGGTTGACGAAACGGGTTATAAAAAATCGTGGATGTTTGTTCGTCAAGATAACTTCGTGGTGATTCGAGCGCTGCATCTCACCAGCGAAGGCAGCAAAAAGAAATATATGGATGTGAAAAAACTGGAGCAGATTGATGGCATCTGGGTGGCCACTGAAATTGAAATGAAAACGATGAAGGGGAAAGAGCGGCTTCACACCACAGTATTGAGTTTGAGCAATATTAAATTTAATCAAGATTTGAGTGAGTCCTATTTCAGTATTCGTACCTTGGAAAAGGGGTTGTAAGTGAAAATTTTTCGTTTGGCCATTGCCACTTTATGGCTGATGTCAGCGGTTGTTTATGGGGCGGATGAATCCTTTGATGATTTAATGGGGGGCTTTGATGAGGAGGTGTCAGTTGTATTAGAGGTGCCGCAGCAGGTGCCAGCGCTACAAAGTCGCTACCAACTCAGCGGTGCTTATACTTTTTCGTCCTCATTTAATTACGCACATGATGCACCTATGGCAGGCAATACGGATTATCGAGGTTTGTCTCGCGCAAAAAATAAGTTAGATCTGCAACTGGATATCCGTATCAATGAGCATTGGAAAGCACGCATTGAAGGCAGAGCTTTTTATGACTTGGCTTATCAAATCAATGGGCGCAGTGATTACAGCGATGATGTGCTGGATAGCTATGAAAGTGAAGCTGAAATCGTTGAGGCTTGGGTTCAAGGTTCGGTGAGTGAAAAACTAGACTTTAAATTGGGTCGCCAAATTATCGTATGGGGAAAATCTGACAATATTCGTATCACCGATATCATCAATCCACTGGACAGTCGCGAACCGGGCATGACCGATATAGAAGACCTGCGTTTGCCGGTATTCACCAGTCGCTTTGATTATTATCCAGGTGGTGCCTGGAATCTTTCGGCTCTCATTGTTCATGAAAGCCGAATTCCTAAAGAAGCCGCGCAAGGCAGTGATTTTTTGCCTTTGAATGTTTTTCCTTTTCCTGAGGGCTTTATTTTTCCTGAAGATGAAACACCTGAGCAGAATTTAGATAACACCCAGTATGGATTAGCCTTAAATGGCGTGTTCCAAGGTTGGGATCTTTCACTGTATGCTGCTGATGTGCTCGACAGTCGTTGGCACTTTGAGGAAAGCAACAGTGTTCGTCGGTACGGGCGAGTCCAGATGCTCGGTGCCGCAGTGAACTTTACCGCAGGAAGCTGGTTATTTAAAACTGAGCTGGCCGCATTGAATGGTCTTCAATACAACACCACTCAAAATAAAAAGAGCCGCTGGGACTTTTTGATTGGTACGGAATATATGGGCTTTAAAGAGACCTCTATTTCGCTGGAAATAGCCAATCGCCATATTAATGACTACGAAGTTCAGATGATCAATCCCGCCGATTTTGTAAATAAAAATGAGCTACAAACCGCGCTGCGCGTCACCCGTTCATTCAATCACGATACGATTGATGTAACGTGGTTGATTAGCTTATTTGGAAGTGGTGGTGATGATGGCGGTTTTCAGCGCCTATGGGCAAACTATGATATCAGTGATGGTTTGATGGCAAGCGTTGGTGTGGTGGATTATATCGGTGGGGATAATCCTGTTATGGAGGCTTTGTCGGATAATGATCGGTTGTTTGCTGAGGTTAAATATTCGTTTTGAAATATCTCAAATTCCAGCCCACCACAGCCGCAGTCGTAAACCCCACTCACTGCTTAAACCAATTTCTACGTCACTTATTTCACCCTGGGCATCAATAATGAAAATGGATGGAAAGGCTCTGACACCATAAAGTTGACTGAGCGCGCCCTGCTCATCATTAATTACTGAGGCAGAAAAGTTGTGCTCCTTGATGTATTTGAAAATTTCAGCTGTGCTGCCTGATTGGCTGGCAATGGTAATGACGGCGTGGTCTTGGGAAATGTTGTTGATGCTGTCACGGGTCAGTGAACAAATACCGCACCAAGTGGCCCAAAAATAAACCAGAACAGGTTCTCCTTTGAGTGATGCTAAAGAGAGGTTTTGTCCATTCACCGTGACACCTTCAATTTGAGGCGCAAGGCCCGAAGAAGGGGCGCCACGGCTTTGGTAGGCTTGAATTGCCCAATAAATCAAAGCAAATATTAAAATGTTTACGAGCCAGCTACGGAGTGTTTTTGATCGTTTTGATGGCATGTTGTATGATTTTTTAAATTTGTATGCAAATACTATCGTGGTAGTGGAATTGCCATGGGTTGTTTTATGCTCACGGCACCACGCAGCTCTCCTACTTGATACCCTAAAGCTTGATCCATTGGATAATCAGCATTCAATTTGGCTTTTAGCCCATCGGGTATTTTATCTGAATTACCGTGACAAGAGAGGCATACAGGCTTTGTACCAATGGCTTTCATGAAGCGGTAATAATGAACGCCACTTTCTTCAACTGTTTCACTGAATGTCATTTCAGAATACTTCTCACCTCTCTTTTTTCGTGTTTCGAAATCGGTGAGTACTTTGTGTTCCCAAGCATCGGGGATGCCCAATAGAGGGTTGCGTACTTTTTGGCTGACACGGGTGACTTGCCAACCATTTTTTCGCGAAATTTCACCAGAAATTTTCGGAGCGAGATCTCTGCACACGCTAATCGCCGCTTCTGCGCCGTGGTTTTTCATCTCTTTTTTTAGTGTACTACCGAGCTGCTTTATTAGTTGCAAAGATGCCTGCTTTGCTGCTTGTTCACGATCCTCTATTTCAGTAGAAAGTACAACACTTGAAGCACAGATCAGACTTAGTGTGACTAAAGTTGAGATTAGTTTTTTATTATGAAGATGCATAAAAATTTCCTTGTTTGAGCCAGTGTTCAAAGATAAAGCATGTGCCTCACTTTCACAACAGGTTCAACAACTCTTTATTGCTTCAGGTATCTCTCCAGAAACGTTCCATTTGTACGTACATAAATGAGGCAGTCCAGGCGATCAAAACTAACCCCAGCAACACCTCCATACCTGTAATAAAACGCAAAGGTCCTTCTGGGACAATGTCGCCAAATCCTAGCGAAGTATAGGTGGAAAAAGAGAAATAGACGTAATCAGAATATGAGTGACTCAAAGAGCCGACTAACTTTCCTGTGTTATTAAATTGATCAAGAAAAAAATAACCAAAAGAAAATATCCAGACCTCAGCCACATGCGCTAATAATGCACCAACTAAACCAAATACAATACGTATTCTCGGTAAAACATGAGTTTTCCTCATCATTCGGGATAATCGAATCAGAGCTTCGTAATGGATCAGGATACAGAGGGTTACGAGAATAATGGTAACAATGAATACGGTGAACATATGTTTTTTTATCGGGTGGAATACTTGTTAATAGTTGAGGCCAGAATAACATTTACGTACTTTGCATGACAGGTGCGACATTATGTCACTTCCCGCAACAGGATTTTATCGTTAGCCTTGATTTCATCTGAAAATATTGTGTTACATCTTAAATTAAGGGCAAAGACGATGAAAACAAAAGAAAGAAAAGTTGTACATTTACGCTGGTTGGGAGTTCCTTTGATCAGTCTATTGGCTGCCTGTGGTGGATCGGGAGGTAATGACGTACAAATTGATGATGTTAGTAGTCTATCGTTCTCTAAAACTGCGATGACTGACAGCTACAAGTTAGAGTACGTGCCTGGCATGCGTGGTGCAATTAACGGTCAAACAAAATTTACTCTGAAAGTGAGTGACCTCAGTGGCACACCACAAGAAGGGCTGGATGTTTCTATCAAGCCGAAGATGGATATGACTGAAATGGTACATGGCACACCATTTGAAACAACATGTAATGAGAGTGATGTGGTGGGTGCATACGACTGCAGGGTTTACTATCTAATGCCTTCCGTCATGATGAATGGCATGTCTATGGGCTCTTGGGAATTAAAAGTGATGGTGGGCGGCCATGATGGTGAGTATGCCTATTTTTATCCGAAGGTCACAATGGCGATGGGCGATACAGCGCAGGCTAGGCTCAAAGGTCAAAATGATAAAATCTCCAGCAGCATGAATCATGATAGTGATATGAATGGTAACGGTATGCAGGATGAAACAGAGGCTCGTACCTACTATTTATTTAAACAGGCGCTCACAGGTGTGACCAATAACCATTCATTTGAGTTTTTTATCGCAGCAAAAGACAATATGATGAACTACCCAGCGGTCTCAATGGGAAGCACGTTGAGTGTAGGGGATATGCGCCATGAACTATCAGTTACAACGATGTCAGTTGAGGTTTCCAGTGATGCAAACGATTGGACGTTCGCTACGGAAAAAGAAGGTCAGCCTGGTTACTGGGTAGCAAGTGGTATTCCTGGGTTGACGGATGGTAGTCAGGGTACGCTCTACGTTAAACTGAAAGTGGAAGGTGAACAGAAGACTACTGATGGTTTCAAAACCAATGGCTTACCAGCCTCAGACGATGCTAATAACCACTTTGCAAAATTCAACGTGACACCTAGTCACTTATGAAGCCTACTTCACTAATGGCAACTCTCCTTGCGGGAACTGTTTTATTGTCTACCACCACCACTGTCAATGCAGCATCTTGTTGTGGTGGGGGTTCTGCTACTTCGTTGGTGCTACCTAAATTTTCTCGCTCGATGGTAGACGGCTCTCTTGATATTGAGCGTTATGATGGTTTTTGGAATAAAGAAGGTGATCATATCTCTGATCCTCCCGGCTCTGATCTGAACCAGTACCGTTTAAACTTCGGTTACGCTCATCGGCTTGCTTCACGTTGGCAAGCCAGCGTTATCATTCCTTATGTTTGGAACGACAATCAATACAGTGGTTTGAGTAGTCAAACTCGTGGTTTGGGTGACGCTACATTCAATCTGTGGTACGAAGCATTTGATGGCATGACCTGTGTCTGGAAGGTGAAAAGTCTGGAGGATCTGAAGCCGGCCGCTTACTTCGGTGCGACTTTAACAGTGCCTACAGGAGTTTCACTTTTTGATGATGTTGAAAATAATTTTGATATTACGGGTCGTGGCTTTTATCGTCTGGATGGCACTATGTTGCTGGAAAAAACCATCTATCCCTGGAATGCCTCGCTTCTGTTGTCCTATGGGAAATATTTTGAGCGGTCAGTGAACCGTGAATATGGCAAATATATTGAGCCTTATGAAAAAAATCTGGGAGATCGTTTTCTGGGCACTCTATCACTTGGTTATACCCAGTTTTTAAAATCTATGGATACACTAACTTATACTATGGCACTTTCTCACTTGCAGGAAGATGAAGCAGAAATTGACGGATACAACGACTCAATCAGTGCTTTTGACAAGCGTTCAGTTGCGTTGACCGCAGCTTACGCGACGATGAATCGTGACTGGGTTTTCAAAGTGACTTGGAGCCATGCGATTGATAGGGATGGGTGGGGTGAAAATTTTCCTACGACTGATGTATTAACACTGGGGGTGAGTCGTGTCTTACGTTAAACCTTGCTTATTTTTATGCATGTTGGCCGTGCTGTTAATGGGGTGTCAGGAGATAGTTGACGATCTGGCACCATCAAATAATGATAAACGCCCAACAGTCAGTTTGGGCTCCACCGGTTCAGAACCAGGGCAGTTAGCACCTGAATTTACAGTGGTAGATACTCGTAATAACAGCTATACACTGAGCGATGAGTTACTGCAGGCTGATGGTGTTGTGCTCTATTTTACTATGTGGTGTCCC contains:
- a CDS encoding ATP-binding protein, translated to MNKFQASHDPTAALNLRRIFILRSIAIICALAAIAVASQVFEMNLPLLPLLLIVALHGVINIITLLRMRQPHPVSSSEFFVQMALDTLILCALLYFSGGSTNPFVSLFLLPLVIVASILPQRFTWAMAILTVGCYSVLIYFYQPLPHSHIEHGADFDLHVTGMWFGFLLSAGLIVFFVVRMANSLRERDAILTETREQALRNQHLVALGTLATGAAHELGTPLATMAVLASELKREHADNADVVEKAQMLRSQLDRCKNILSNITASAGQARPEGGNRLAIDDYLISVVELMRTSRPDAKIIYQLNGSKPPPQILADKTLTQALLNILNNAADASIDHIEVKGQWNSEQLTVIICDRGEGMSPAVQAAAGTPFFTTKPNGQGLGLYLARAVMDRFGGEVRLLNRKGGGAQVIIKLPLKNIEVTV
- a CDS encoding cytochrome c gives rise to the protein MKIQLIRKVAFVAGFSAIILCGQAMAEAASGSSREPLDLQKIMFDMDKNMQNITAGISSENWVKVEKSAMKIADHPKPPMSERIRIMKLMGPEMARFKDSDMKTHAAARELAKIAKGHDGRAVISAFATLQNTCLTCHESYRKKLKNHFYGQR
- a CDS encoding MMPL family transporter, translating into MKNVRDKIERGFENLGFVIYKRRYLFLILMLIPFFMLASGLPKTTVDTSTEGFLHETDSARVAYNEFRDQFGRDEKIVIAIKTAGIFQFPILEKLRDLQTELAENTPYLNDIVGLINARSTTGDEESLLVEDLFEYWPETEAELETIRQKALNNPLLKNLIINDDATFTAIVLESNTYRTEEVSEEDLFAGFDEVEEGSDMPKEFLTDAENSEMVHAVEQIIEKYRSDDFVIYSAGSPSVTDQLKRSMAKDMAKFIVMIIATILIFLALLFRRASGVVLPILVVLISVVSTMGLMAHFSVPIQTMTQIIPSFLLAVGVGASIHLLAMFYHHYDTNKNKAEAIAHTLGHSGLAITLTSLTTAAGLASFSFSTVAPVARLGIFASLGVLIVLAFTLILLPALLSIFPIKAKPKPKTDAGHHDRMEEMLVWFSHFSVKHASKIVIVSVIFAILAMASASQLRYSHDPLKWFPEDHPVRVATEVIDHEMQGSISMELVIDTGKENGLYDLDVLQGLDELGRYAEAIKTDLYFVGKAVSLSDIIKEIHQALNENQKEFYAIPHDPELIAQEILLFENSGSDDLEDWVDSRFSKARMTIKMPWIDAIDYHDLLDDVSNKADTLFAGKATVTLTGMIPLLADTISAAIYSSGYSYLIAFIAITLMMMAMLGSFKLGAISMFPNLIPIFTVLAVMVISNIPLDLFTMLIGAIVIGMAVDDTVHFMHNFKRYYDNTGDVEQAIRLTLTSTGRAMLVTSIVLSVGFFIYVFASMNNLFNFGLLTSIAIVVALLADFLLAPALMALIYRNKNNREATP
- a CDS encoding outer membrane lipoprotein-sorting protein, which gives rise to MNMKVSKTLMSGLILGLLSVSWQVQAITADEIAHQVDVRDTGDNSKFDMKMTLIDKRGHQRQRTMLNFSKKRGGDDLKLLFFKTPADVRNTGFLTFDYDDDRDDDQWLYLPALKKTKRIASSDKSGSFMGSDFSYSDMTSRNIEDYKYKLVKEQEVGGHKVWVMESVPKTKKTVDETGYKKSWMFVRQDNFVVIRALHLTSEGSKKKYMDVKKLEQIDGIWVATEIEMKTMKGKERLHTTVLSLSNIKFNQDLSESYFSIRTLEKGL
- a CDS encoding DUF1302 family protein; the encoded protein is MKIFRLAIATLWLMSAVVYGADESFDDLMGGFDEEVSVVLEVPQQVPALQSRYQLSGAYTFSSSFNYAHDAPMAGNTDYRGLSRAKNKLDLQLDIRINEHWKARIEGRAFYDLAYQINGRSDYSDDVLDSYESEAEIVEAWVQGSVSEKLDFKLGRQIIVWGKSDNIRITDIINPLDSREPGMTDIEDLRLPVFTSRFDYYPGGAWNLSALIVHESRIPKEAAQGSDFLPLNVFPFPEGFIFPEDETPEQNLDNTQYGLALNGVFQGWDLSLYAADVLDSRWHFEESNSVRRYGRVQMLGAAVNFTAGSWLFKTELAALNGLQYNTTQNKKSRWDFLIGTEYMGFKETSISLEIANRHINDYEVQMINPADFVNKNELQTALRVTRSFNHDTIDVTWLISLFGSGGDDGGFQRLWANYDISDGLMASVGVVDYIGGDNPVMEALSDNDRLFAEVKYSF
- a CDS encoding protein disulfide oxidoreductase; the encoded protein is MPSKRSKTLRSWLVNILIFALIYWAIQAYQSRGAPSSGLAPQIEGVTVNGQNLSLASLKGEPVLVYFWATWCGICSLTRDSINNISQDHAVITIASQSGSTAEIFKYIKEHNFSASVINDEQGALSQLYGVRAFPSIFIIDAQGEISDVEIGLSSEWGLRLRLWWAGI
- a CDS encoding DUF3365 domain-containing protein encodes the protein MHLHNKKLISTLVTLSLICASSVVLSTEIEDREQAAKQASLQLIKQLGSTLKKEMKNHGAEAAISVCRDLAPKISGEISRKNGWQVTRVSQKVRNPLLGIPDAWEHKVLTDFETRKKRGEKYSEMTFSETVEESGVHYYRFMKAIGTKPVCLSCHGNSDKIPDGLKAKLNADYPMDQALGYQVGELRGAVSIKQPMAIPLPR
- a CDS encoding potassium channel family protein, which produces MMRKTHVLPRIRIVFGLVGALLAHVAEVWIFSFGYFFLDQFNNTGKLVGSLSHSYSDYVYFSFSTYTSLGFGDIVPEGPLRFITGMEVLLGLVLIAWTASFMYVQMERFWRDT